The following is a genomic window from Dioscorea cayenensis subsp. rotundata cultivar TDr96_F1 chromosome 10, TDr96_F1_v2_PseudoChromosome.rev07_lg8_w22 25.fasta, whole genome shotgun sequence.
tccctagattttttcacttgatttaaattttagggATGTCCCTTGAGGATGtgccctcatatatatatatatatatatttatatatcataaatactTTTCCAAATTCTAAGTTTCTAACAAGATTCACAGATTTTAAAAACCATTTTTGGAAACCACTGAAAATACCTGAGATTCAAGGTTGTTAAGACTGTGGATTGCATCCccattattatcttttatcCGTTTGCTTGGAGCAGAAAACACAATGGAATTTGTCTCATCCCATGAGCCAATTGGAAAGTTCTGAATGTAGGATTGTGCCACATCTTCAGTACTCTTCCCATTGCCAATGCTGTCACCTATGTCGGGTATGCTGATCTCAGAGATTTGTGAAAGAGAATCCTGTCTTGAAAAGCTCAACTGGGATTGCAACCTTCTATTTGCCATTGAACGAACATCATCTGCACCCACTTGGGAGTAATTACCAAGCCCCCTGTTAACAGAATAACCTGTCAAACAAAAAAAGCATGCTTGAGTATTTTTTCTTTCAGCCACTCCTAAAAAGGCAAGATATTCTAGCCGACAAAAAATCTACAAGATCATGATGGGTCCACGGAAACATGTTCTGGGAAAAAACACAAATGGGAAATAACAGTAAAAGGAGGGAATATATAAAGCCTTACTCATTAGAATCATAATACAGTAAAAAGATCCAATAACTTCCGTAAGCATTCAGATTTCAGGAGATTTCTGCTGCAACTATACCAAATAGCCAAATCACATGCGTTTCTGAAAGTAATGATATGTTTCCTCAAAGACAGCACCACCACCAATATGGTGATACAAAGATTCCACCAATGCAAGTCACAACCCCACATGATTATGATTATAAAGAAGACCTTGGCAAATACAAAGTGTCAGTTGATTAATGcctcaaaaagaaaacatcattcTAGTTCAAGTGATGAATTAGACAAATCTATTTGCACGATAACCTCTAGTTCAAAAAGACACTTCCTTTCAAGATAATTCATCAGTGCCAGATCTCACAACTACCATCAAGTAGCAGCTAAAACTAGGCACTTTCAAAGTTCAAATCATTTCTCTACAACAAAAGTTCCCCCTTGCACCCAGAATCAGACTCAGCGACAAAAAGCACTAGAAGCCAACAAACTTTTCACatctaaataattaaacaagcaGCTCCACCGAGAAGCAGAAGGTCCAAACACCACGGCCTCAAGTCTTCCTTATTGGTTGGCCAGTGAGTGGACATGTACATCTACATACTGTTTGGTTCCCTGTGGCACGGGGTAAGCTTGTGTACACACTTGCAATTGGCGTGCATGTTATTGTTGGGTGTCCTTACCTATGAAAACAACCACACCCAGACACCCTTGTTTTGTGCCCACTCTTCCTAACCACACCCTCACGTGATGTGGAAAAACACACCCCATCACCATCACGCCTATATATAAGTACTCTGACATGGGTGCCACTCTATCCACCACTatctccacacacacacacacagtcCTGTCTTACTTTTCCTTACAGTACTCACTTCTCTTCTCATAATTTAGtgcttattaaatattttttttttttcaaccaaaaatatCAAGTAAAAGAGATGGATAGAGATTTTGTCACATTTGTGTTTCATTTGCAAGTTGATATATAAAGGAAAAGTAGAAAGAGTAAGAAAACATTACAACATAAAAAGGAGCCATTTACTCCACTCTAGCAACTAGCAAGTAGGTTATTATGATCCActtgaaaacatataaaaaatcttGTTTCAGAATAAACTACTACCGCCTCTTATTTAGACTAGTTTATTTAAGAAACATAAACCAATCTAAAAagtaatcataataaaaatcttctttttattaatcTCAACAAtgaattttcttataataatccATCAAACTATAaacctttatatatattataaaagttgACACAAGACAAAGACAAAGACAAAATAATAAACCATTATAgtcagaaattaaaaaaaacacacacacacacatggccCGCATTGATTTGTCTATTAACACAAATaagctactattttttttttcttaatctcaactatatatattctcaaataattcaaaaaaacataaaaggtGGTCAAATTTCAAACCTTTTTTTTGGGTCCAATAACATCAAACATtacaaaattccaaaaaaaaacacacaaaccaAGTGAAGCAAAACGCAAGAAAATCATAGCCTCAAACTCCAATGTCCACTAACAACCTGGAATCACTGTCACTTGACAAGACCCAAAGAGATAAGACTAAGATTGGGTTAACGATCCAATAACAGGCTACACTCATCGAACCCAAGGGCAAAAGCGACATTTCACCGACCACCAGTCAACGGTAACTCCACCCCGTCACAcgatgctaatttttttttaaaaaaaaaagacactaAACGACACGTGGCGATCAGTGACTGGCTAGGAGCACGTGCCATGTGTGGTGCACGTTTGCACCGCCTCGAGTCGAGGTTAATTAAACTAACTCGCAGACGATCGATGagcattaataaaataaaatattcgcTAAAAAAGCGGGGAAAATTATTCGTGTAGATCGGGTGTAGAGCAACAAACAGGAAACACACAGCAAGATAACCAATAAGAAACAGCCACGTatgagaggaggagaagaagggaagaGAAGACTGACCATTATCGAGCATAAGATGGGAGAAGAAGCCGGCGGGGGAGCTGCTGTGGCGGATGAGATTAGGGCGGTGATCGATGGCGACGGCGGCGGCGGAGGCGGAGGGGAGGGGATCGAGTGAGAAAGGGTGAGGATCGGGGGAGGGTTTGCAGGGGGAGTCGGAGGAATCGGCGGAGAAGAAGCGGGGGATGAGAGAGGGGTGATCGGATCCGATTGGAGTGGTGGAAGAGGAGGAGAGGGTTGGGGTGGGAGTGGAGGAGGAGATGATGGATTCGGCGATGGAAGCGAGGAGGGAGCCCGGAGCGGAGCCATAGCGAGCGAGGCCGGTGGGAGGGCCGGAAGAGCGGTGAGGAGATGGGTACATCGATCGGAGTGGGAGCTGCTGGGGATTGGGTTTCGTtgggagaagaggaagtgaGGATGGATCGATGGAGCGAAAAGATGGAAATTTtttgagggggtatttatagagggagggagggagtgaaagaatatttttaagacaaaaaaacacacacacacaaataagcTAAGTTTTAGggatggttttttattttttttatatttttattttaaataatgataataaaaaataatatatatttattgtaaaaatttaatGCAGTGGAGTTATACCCTGCTCCCTTACTAAGGTGTAGGGTAAGAGAGCAATTCTTAAAAAACGTGGtgcatttttatatttcttctaatctataatttttttatctgtaatttttttaatatcaataaatatttattatttttttcaaaattatttttaatattctatTCAACTCTATTGttgtaattaaatatgagagaaatgtgaaaatataaattacgattaatttttaaaaaataaataatttttttataaaattttgtgaaataactcaATTTTTTTGTGCCTAATTAATTACAACAgataaaaaaactgaaaaaaatacttatttattttttaatgaaagagatgtttgtttttttgttaaaaaaataaattttttaaataataattgtaaatttatttgaaatggtTTAGATGCTACAGACAAATGGCAAGTAATTCCGAAGTTTTTTTCAACTGAATAaatgaaaacttaaaaaaaaaaggttgtgaaatttaaataactgacaaaataaataaataaataaggagtAAACCagggaatttttttattaaaaaaaatcatgttctaGTTTCACTTTATAAAGTTAACATTGAAGATACTGTTTTGATGGACAAGCcattcaaatataatatatgataaatgcCAAAAAAGTCATGGAAGAGCATTTAAGTGAGGTTTGTTACCTCCATTAACCTT
Proteins encoded in this region:
- the LOC120270009 gene encoding transcription factor bHLH128-like, whose protein sequence is MYPSPHRSSGPPTGLARYGSAPGSLLASIAESIISSSTPTPTLSSSSTTPIGSDHPSLIPRFFSADSSDSPCKPSPDPHPFSLDPLPSASAAAVAIDHRPNLIRHSSSPAGFFSHLMLDNGYSVNRGLGNYSQVGADDVRSMANRRLQSQLSFSRQDSLSQISEISIPDIGDSIGNGKSTEDVAQSYIQNFPIGSWDETNSIVFSAPSKRIKDNNGDAIHSLNNLESQFSLPKTSLEMASVEKLLQGQQDFFPFKIRAKRGCATHPRSIAERERRTRISEKLRKLQELVPNMDKQTNTSDMLDLAVQHIKTLQGQVQKLTEERANCTCASKQEMA